A single genomic interval of Noviherbaspirillum cavernae harbors:
- a CDS encoding LLM class flavin-dependent oxidoreductase — protein MKHLKDIPLSILDLAPIQANGTAADALHRSLDLAQHAERWGFNRFWLAEHHGMPGIASAATAVVIGYVAGGTSRIRVGSGGIMLSNHAPLVIAEQFGTLESLYPGRIDLGLGRAPGSNHATMRALRRRLESDGEEFPQQLAELRAFLQPQSESAAVHAVPGEGLNIPIWLLGSSTFSAQLAGVLGLPFAFAGQFSPAWMQSALELYRMRFQPSDVLDKPYAMVGVNVFAADTEHEAHYLSTSHKQMHVNLVRGVPGRMPPPVASMDGLWLPHEQASVEATLSASIIGSPEIVQEGLKAFVAATQADELIINSMIHDHAARLRSYEIVAHARND, from the coding sequence ATGAAACACCTCAAAGACATTCCGCTGTCCATCCTCGATCTCGCTCCCATCCAGGCGAACGGCACGGCTGCCGACGCGCTGCACCGCTCGCTGGACCTCGCACAGCATGCCGAGCGCTGGGGCTTCAATCGCTTCTGGCTGGCCGAGCATCACGGCATGCCGGGCATCGCCAGCGCAGCGACCGCCGTCGTGATCGGCTACGTGGCGGGCGGCACCTCGCGCATCCGCGTCGGCTCCGGCGGCATCATGCTGTCGAACCATGCGCCGCTGGTGATCGCGGAACAGTTCGGCACGCTGGAGTCGCTGTATCCGGGACGCATCGATCTCGGCCTGGGGCGCGCGCCGGGTTCCAACCATGCCACCATGCGCGCGCTGCGCCGGCGGCTGGAGTCCGATGGCGAAGAATTCCCGCAGCAACTGGCCGAACTGCGCGCCTTCCTGCAGCCGCAGTCCGAGAGCGCTGCGGTGCATGCCGTCCCGGGCGAAGGCTTGAACATCCCGATCTGGCTGCTCGGCTCCAGCACCTTCAGCGCGCAACTGGCCGGCGTGCTGGGCCTGCCGTTCGCGTTCGCCGGGCAGTTCTCGCCGGCCTGGATGCAGAGCGCGCTGGAGCTGTACCGCATGCGCTTCCAACCCTCGGACGTGCTGGACAAGCCGTATGCGATGGTCGGCGTCAACGTGTTCGCCGCCGACACCGAGCACGAGGCGCACTACCTGTCGACCTCGCACAAGCAGATGCACGTGAACCTGGTGCGCGGCGTGCCGGGACGGATGCCGCCGCCGGTGGCAAGCATGGATGGCCTGTGGCTGCCGCACGAACAGGCCTCGGTCGAAGCGACTCTGAGCGCGTCCATCATCGGCAGTCCGGAAATAGTGCAGGAAGGCTTGAAGGCCTTCGTCGCCGCGACCCAGGCCGACGAGCTGATCATCAATTCGATGATCCA
- a CDS encoding S-(hydroxymethyl)glutathione dehydrogenase/class III alcohol dehydrogenase has translation MKTKAAVAWKSGAPLTIEEVDLAGPKAGEVLVELKATGICHTDYYTLSGADPEGIFPTILGHEGAGIVVDVGPDVRTLRKGDHVIPLYTPECRQCKFCLSRKTNLCQAIRTTQGRGVMPDGSSRFSLDGKPLFHYMGTSTFSNYTVAPEIALAKIRSDAPFDKVCYIGCGVTTGVGAVLFTAKVEAGANVVVFGLGGIGLNVIQAAKMVGADKIIGIDLNPAREAIARKFGMTHFINPKDVDNVVDAIVQLTDGGADYSFECIGSTTTMRQALECCHKGWGQSVIIGVAAAGQEISTRPFQLVTGRVWKGSAFGGARGRTDVPKIVDWYMEGKLNIDDLITHRLTLDQINDGFDLMKRGESIRSVVIY, from the coding sequence ATGAAAACGAAAGCTGCTGTCGCCTGGAAATCCGGAGCGCCGCTCACGATAGAAGAAGTGGATCTGGCGGGGCCGAAGGCCGGCGAAGTGCTGGTGGAATTGAAGGCGACCGGCATCTGCCATACCGATTACTACACCTTGTCCGGCGCCGATCCGGAAGGCATCTTTCCGACCATCCTCGGCCACGAAGGCGCAGGCATCGTGGTCGATGTGGGACCCGATGTGCGCACATTGCGCAAGGGCGATCACGTCATTCCGCTGTACACGCCCGAATGCAGGCAATGCAAATTCTGCCTCTCGCGCAAGACCAATCTGTGCCAGGCGATCCGCACGACCCAGGGACGCGGCGTGATGCCGGACGGCAGCAGCCGCTTTTCGCTCGACGGCAAGCCGCTGTTTCATTACATGGGCACATCGACGTTTTCCAACTACACCGTGGCGCCGGAAATCGCGCTCGCCAAGATCCGTTCCGACGCGCCGTTCGACAAGGTGTGCTACATCGGCTGCGGCGTGACGACCGGGGTCGGCGCGGTGCTGTTCACGGCCAAGGTGGAGGCCGGCGCCAACGTGGTCGTGTTCGGCCTCGGCGGCATCGGTCTGAACGTGATCCAGGCGGCGAAGATGGTCGGCGCGGACAAGATCATCGGCATCGACCTGAATCCGGCGCGCGAAGCCATTGCCCGCAAATTCGGCATGACGCATTTCATCAATCCGAAGGACGTCGACAATGTGGTCGACGCCATCGTCCAGCTCACCGACGGCGGCGCCGATTACAGCTTCGAGTGCATCGGCAGCACCACCACCATGCGGCAGGCGCTGGAGTGCTGCCACAAGGGCTGGGGCCAGTCGGTCATCATCGGCGTGGCGGCGGCGGGGCAGGAGATCAGCACGCGGCCCTTCCAGCTGGTGACGGGGCGCGTGTGGAAAGGCTCGGCGTTCGGCGGGGCGCGCGGTCGCACCGATGTGCCGAAGATCGTCGACTGGTACATGGAAGGCAAGCTCAACATCGACGACCTGATCACGCATCGATTGACGCTGGACCAGATCAACGACGGCTTCGACCTGATGAAGCGCGGCGAATCGATCCGCTCCGTCGTCATCTACTGA
- a CDS encoding CsbD family protein produces MNWDIIEGNWKQFKGKVKEQWGQLTDDHLDTIAGKRDQLSGKIQEAYGVNKDEAEKQIKEFEDRNKDYRP; encoded by the coding sequence ATGAACTGGGACATCATCGAAGGGAATTGGAAGCAATTCAAGGGCAAGGTGAAAGAGCAGTGGGGCCAACTCACCGATGATCACCTGGACACGATCGCAGGGAAGCGGGACCAGCTTTCCGGAAAAATCCAGGAAGCCTATGGAGTCAACAAGGACGAGGCGGAAAAGCAAATCAAGGAATTTGAAGACCGCAATAAGGATTATCGCCCCTGA
- the gdhA gene encoding NADP-specific glutamate dehydrogenase — protein MKYQSLEEFLDYVKERNPGQPEFHQAVVEVMESIWPYVVANPRYAEHGLLDRLVESERIIQFRVSWVDDKGEVKVNRGYRIQHSAAIGPYKGGLRFHPSVNLSILKFLAFEQTFKNALTTLPMGGGKGGSDFDPKGKSPGEVMRFCQAFVSELFRHVGSDTDVPAGDIGVGGREVGYMAGMMKKLSNRADCVFTGKGLSFGGSLIRPEATGYGTVYFVEEMLKRTGRDLQGMRVSVSGSGNVAQYAVEKAMALGAKVVTVSDSSGTVIDEAGFTPEKLALLMEVKNHHYGRVKDYAEKVGARFEAGVRPWHVPVDVALPCATQNELDLDDAKTLVKNGVICVAEGANMPSTAEAAAFFEKNGVLYAPGKASNAGGVATSGLEMTQNAMRLSWNRDEVDQRLREIMHNIHHACLKYGTRADGSVSYIDGANIAGFVKVADAMLAQGVI, from the coding sequence ATGAAGTATCAAAGCCTCGAGGAATTTCTCGACTACGTGAAGGAACGCAATCCGGGCCAGCCCGAGTTTCACCAGGCCGTGGTCGAGGTCATGGAAAGCATCTGGCCATACGTGGTCGCCAACCCGCGCTATGCGGAGCACGGCCTGCTCGACCGCCTGGTCGAGTCGGAGCGCATCATCCAGTTCCGCGTGTCCTGGGTGGATGACAAGGGCGAGGTCAAGGTCAATCGCGGCTATCGCATCCAGCACAGCGCCGCGATCGGCCCGTACAAGGGCGGTCTGCGCTTCCATCCGTCGGTCAACCTGTCGATCCTGAAGTTCCTGGCGTTCGAGCAGACCTTCAAGAATGCGCTCACCACGCTGCCGATGGGCGGCGGCAAGGGCGGCTCCGACTTCGATCCGAAAGGCAAGAGCCCGGGCGAAGTGATGCGTTTCTGCCAGGCCTTTGTGAGCGAACTGTTCCGCCACGTCGGCTCCGACACCGATGTGCCGGCCGGCGATATCGGCGTCGGCGGGCGCGAGGTCGGTTACATGGCCGGCATGATGAAGAAGCTGTCGAACCGCGCCGATTGCGTCTTCACCGGCAAGGGCCTGAGCTTCGGCGGCTCGCTGATCCGGCCGGAGGCGACCGGCTACGGCACCGTGTATTTCGTTGAAGAGATGCTCAAGCGCACCGGTCGTGATCTGCAAGGCATGCGCGTATCGGTGTCGGGCTCCGGCAACGTCGCGCAGTACGCGGTGGAAAAGGCGATGGCGCTCGGCGCGAAAGTCGTGACGGTATCGGATTCGAGCGGCACGGTGATCGACGAGGCCGGCTTCACGCCGGAGAAACTGGCGCTGCTGATGGAAGTGAAGAACCACCACTACGGCCGCGTGAAGGACTATGCGGAAAAGGTCGGCGCGCGCTTCGAAGCGGGTGTGCGGCCGTGGCATGTGCCGGTGGACGTGGCGCTGCCTTGCGCAACGCAGAACGAGCTGGACCTCGACGATGCCAAGACCCTGGTGAAGAACGGCGTGATCTGCGTGGCCGAAGGCGCGAACATGCCGAGCACCGCAGAGGCAGCGGCGTTCTTTGAAAAGAACGGCGTGCTGTACGCCCCGGGCAAGGCCAGCAACGCCGGCGGCGTCGCCACCTCCGGCCTGGAGATGACGCAGAACGCGATGCGCCTGTCGTGGAACCGCGACGAAGTCGATCAGCGCCTGCGCGAGATCATGCACAACATCCACCACGCCTGCCTCAAGTACGGCACGCGCGCGGACGGCAGCGTCAGCTATATCGACGGTGCCAACATCGCCGGCTTCGTCAAGGTGGCCGACGCCATGCTGGCGCAAGGCGTGATCTGA
- a CDS encoding TSUP family transporter gives MDFALTPEILLILFSAAVVAGFVDTIAGGGGLITIPVLLLAQVPPLHALATNKLQGSFGSLTASTMLIRKGLVKFSDVRLLFLCSLIGGGLGAFAVQFVNVQALDVIIPVVLVTIALYFLLAPNAGAFERHPRITDATYRSTVVPIIGFYDGMFGPGTGSFFSLTGVALRGQNLITATANAKVLNFGSNIASLAVFILGGKVLWATGAAMVAGQVIGAWGGSHAVVRGGTRIIRPMIVTVCCVMLGRYLWQKGMLPF, from the coding sequence ATGGATTTCGCATTGACGCCGGAAATACTTCTCATCCTCTTCAGCGCCGCCGTGGTGGCCGGCTTCGTCGATACCATCGCCGGCGGCGGCGGCCTCATCACCATCCCGGTGCTGCTGCTGGCGCAGGTGCCGCCGCTGCATGCGCTGGCGACCAACAAGCTGCAAGGCAGCTTCGGCTCGCTGACCGCCTCGACCATGCTGATACGCAAAGGGCTGGTGAAATTCTCCGATGTGCGCCTGCTGTTCCTGTGCTCGCTGATCGGCGGCGGCCTCGGCGCGTTCGCGGTGCAGTTCGTCAACGTGCAGGCGCTCGACGTCATCATCCCCGTGGTGCTGGTCACCATCGCGCTGTACTTCCTGCTCGCGCCGAATGCCGGCGCGTTCGAGCGCCATCCGCGCATCACGGATGCGACCTATCGCAGCACCGTGGTGCCCATCATCGGCTTCTACGACGGCATGTTCGGTCCCGGCACCGGCTCCTTCTTTTCGCTGACCGGCGTCGCGCTGCGCGGGCAGAACCTGATCACCGCCACCGCCAACGCCAAGGTGCTCAACTTCGGCAGCAACATCGCCTCGCTCGCGGTCTTCATCCTCGGCGGCAAGGTGCTATGGGCGACCGGCGCGGCGATGGTTGCGGGGCAGGTGATCGGCGCATGGGGCGGCTCGCACGCCGTGGTGCGCGGCGGCACCCGCATCATCCGCCCGATGATCGTGACGGTGTGCTGCGTGATGCTGGGGCGGTATTTGTGGCAGAAGGGGATGCTGCCGTTTTGA
- the fghA gene encoding S-formylglutathione hydrolase, with product MLDIVSEHRCFGGVQAFYRHDAETIGLPMNFSVFHPPVESRKLVPVLFYLAGLTCTEETFMIKAGAQRWAAQHGIMLVAPDTSPRNTGIEGADKDWDLGHGAGFYLDATQGPWSRHFRMESYVVHELRELIVREFNANEKRIGIFGHSMGGHGALVLALRHPDRYCSVSAFAPICSPMRAPWGQKAFSHYLGSDQAAWAQYDASELMKQRSTPFPEGLLIDQGLQDKFLQEQLLPVEFERACIEARQPLTLRLHEGYDHGYYFISSFMQDHMQFHHGVMNA from the coding sequence ATGCTCGACATCGTTAGCGAACATCGCTGCTTCGGCGGCGTGCAGGCGTTCTACCGGCACGACGCGGAAACCATCGGCCTGCCGATGAATTTTTCGGTGTTCCATCCGCCGGTGGAGAGCAGGAAACTGGTGCCGGTGCTGTTCTACCTCGCGGGCCTGACCTGCACCGAGGAGACTTTCATGATCAAGGCCGGGGCGCAGCGCTGGGCCGCGCAGCACGGCATCATGCTGGTCGCACCGGACACCAGTCCGCGCAACACCGGCATCGAAGGCGCGGACAAGGATTGGGATCTCGGCCATGGCGCCGGGTTCTACCTCGACGCGACACAGGGACCGTGGAGCCGGCATTTCAGGATGGAATCCTACGTCGTGCATGAATTGCGCGAACTGATCGTGCGCGAATTCAACGCCAACGAAAAGCGCATCGGCATCTTCGGCCATTCGATGGGCGGGCATGGCGCGCTGGTGCTGGCGCTACGCCATCCGGACCGCTACTGCTCGGTGTCGGCCTTCGCACCGATCTGCTCGCCGATGCGCGCGCCGTGGGGGCAGAAGGCTTTCTCGCATTACCTCGGCAGCGACCAGGCGGCGTGGGCGCAATACGACGCGAGCGAACTGATGAAGCAGCGCAGCACGCCGTTCCCGGAAGGACTGCTGATCGACCAGGGCCTGCAGGACAAATTCCTGCAGGAGCAGCTGCTGCCGGTGGAGTTCGAGCGGGCCTGCATCGAAGCGCGGCAGCCGCTCACGCTGCGGCTGCATGAAGGCTACGACCACGGCTATTACTTCATCTCCAGCTTCATGCAGGATCACATGCAGTTTCATCATGGCGTGATGAACGCTTGA
- a CDS encoding MipA/OmpV family protein yields the protein MKSSIPTTKTALLLAGLLTLPAAHAEQLPLWEAGLGVATISLPNYRGADESGTYVLPAPYFVYRGDFFKADRDGIRSVFFESERVEVNISLNATLPVDSKDNPARRGMSDLKPTIELGPTASFTLWRTPGDKVKLDLRTPVRAAITIESSPKTIGWVFSPNLNLDIKDPAGLAGWNLGMLAGPLFQSRKYNDYFYSVGAADATAARPAYSAPGGYAGSQFTMAMSKRFPRYWVGGFLRYDTLGGAAFEDSSLVRKRSAVSAGVAVAWVFGESSTRVEAD from the coding sequence ATGAAATCAAGCATCCCGACAACAAAAACAGCATTGCTCCTCGCCGGACTCCTGACCCTGCCGGCGGCCCATGCCGAACAGCTGCCGCTATGGGAAGCCGGTCTCGGCGTCGCGACCATCAGCCTGCCGAACTATCGCGGCGCGGACGAGTCCGGCACCTATGTGCTGCCCGCGCCGTACTTCGTGTATCGCGGCGACTTCTTCAAGGCCGATCGCGACGGCATCCGCAGCGTGTTCTTCGAGAGCGAGCGCGTCGAGGTGAACATCAGCCTGAACGCGACGCTGCCGGTGGACAGCAAGGACAATCCGGCGCGGCGCGGCATGAGCGACCTCAAGCCGACCATCGAGCTGGGGCCGACCGCCAGCTTCACGCTGTGGCGCACGCCGGGCGACAAGGTCAAGCTGGATCTGCGCACGCCGGTGCGCGCCGCGATCACGATCGAATCGTCGCCGAAAACCATCGGCTGGGTGTTCTCGCCCAACCTGAATCTCGACATCAAAGATCCTGCCGGCCTGGCGGGCTGGAACCTCGGCATGCTGGCCGGACCGCTGTTCCAGAGCCGCAAATACAACGATTATTTCTACTCGGTCGGCGCTGCCGATGCGACGGCGGCACGTCCCGCCTACAGCGCACCCGGCGGCTATGCCGGCTCGCAATTCACGATGGCGATGTCGAAGCGCTTCCCGCGCTACTGGGTCGGCGGCTTCCTGCGCTACGACACGCTGGGCGGCGCGGCCTTCGAGGACAGCTCGCTGGTCAGGAAGCGCAGCGCGGTGTCGGCGGGGGTGGCGGTCGCGTGGGTGTTCGGCGAGTCGTCGACACGGGTGGAGGCGGACTGA